GACTCCGCCGCGGCCGAATGAGGGACAGGTTGAACTGACCTCCGTAGTCGGGCGGGTCCGTTCTGCGTACGCATGGGTGGATGAAGGTTCTCATCCTCACGCACGGTAGCCGCGGCGATGTGCAGCCGTTCGCCGCGCTGGCCCGAGCCCTGCGAGCAGCCGGCCACCACGTGGTCATCGGCCTGCCCGACTCGATGACCACGCTGGTCGAGACCCGGGGGGTTGACGTCGTGCGGTTCAGCGACATTGCCGCGAAGCTGGTCAACTACCCGGAGTTCCAGGAGATGGCGGAGAGCAACTTCCGCGGGTTGCGGGGGAAGAAGACCGCACTGGCACTGCGGCCCAAGTACGTGGGGATCATCGCCGAGGCGCTGGATGATCTTGCGAAAGCGGGGCAGCAGGGGGCCGGTGCTGACCTCGTCGTCCACAACGTCAGCCTGCCCGGGCACGAGGTCGCGGAGCTGCTCGGCGTACCAGCTCTTCCGGTCGGCTTGCAGCCCTTCTGGGTACCGACCAGGGCGTTCCCCGAGGGGCGGTTCCCGTGCCGGGTTCCGTCGCTGATGAACAGGGCCACCTACATCTGGGCTCGCGTGATGCTCGCGTACTACGAGGGGAGCTCGGTGCGCGACTGGCGCAACGAGACGTTGCGCCTGCCCTACCGGTGGAATCACCGGAACTACCTTCGCGGCCGTGGCGGGCCTGCGGTGGGGATGCTGCACGGCTTCAGCCGGCATGTACTGCCACGGCAGCTCGATTACCCGCCGTGGGTCCACACCACCGGGTTCTGGACCTTGCCGGCCGGGTCTGGTTGGTCACCTCCGCAGAGCCTGTCCGAATTCCTGTCGGCGGGTGAGCCGCCCGTGTACATCGGCTTCGGCAGCAACATCGGTCCGAACGCGGCGAGGACGGGCGTTGTTGTTGCGGAAGCTGTGCGCCGGGCGAAGGTTCGTGCTGTGGTTGCGACAGGATGGGGTGCGATCACGGCGGGAGCGCGGGACGATCAGTTGTACTACGTCGACCAGGTCCCGCACGATTGGTTGCTGCCCCAGATGGCGGCGGTGGTTCACCAGTGTGGCGGTACGATCAGCGCGGCCGTGGTCGCCGGCAGGCCGCAGGTCGTCTGCCCGTTCGGGTTCAGCGACATGCCCTACTACGCGAGTCGCATGCATGCTCTTGG
The window above is part of the Amycolatopsis thermoflava N1165 genome. Proteins encoded here:
- a CDS encoding glycosyltransferase: MKVLILTHGSRGDVQPFAALARALRAAGHHVVIGLPDSMTTLVETRGVDVVRFSDIAAKLVNYPEFQEMAESNFRGLRGKKTALALRPKYVGIIAEALDDLAKAGQQGAGADLVVHNVSLPGHEVAELLGVPALPVGLQPFWVPTRAFPEGRFPCRVPSLMNRATYIWARVMLAYYEGSSVRDWRNETLRLPYRWNHRNYLRGRGGPAVGMLHGFSRHVLPRQLDYPPWVHTTGFWTLPAGSGWSPPQSLSEFLSAGEPPVYIGFGSNIGPNAARTGVVVAEAVRRAKVRAVVATGWGAITAGARDDQLYYVDQVPHDWLLPQMAAVVHQCGGTISAAVVAGRPQVVCPFGFSDMPYYASRMHALGVAPPPLPQRSLTAADLGDAISRAVSDRDMAGRAQELGRLSRAEGGAAAAVDVIETIT